In the genome of Takifugu rubripes chromosome 18, fTakRub1.2, whole genome shotgun sequence, one region contains:
- the ccdc146 gene encoding coiled-coil domain-containing protein 146, producing MSLCEEQNDNGRGEEEEEEEETLAPDASPPQEQPAANTDVSASPLQHLEELLWLGRISRTNVAKLKAFYELLQDTLQRTRDSETRLLEEAKGCRAELERLRAGEAGAEEQGDPEDPESEVTHLRRQLLGTYDELKAAEDRDYETQHKLKCLQEEKLSLEKESQLQLKPSELESRAKALRDKHEDLRREVAQRQLEVRSLMEDLESSEEQMSKGWKELEDKREIVLLKEAEKAQLICVPDQILKEAQRKHFKKEAALKKSEALSAEIAEMEKRAKDAGLRNSSLRSKTEELNEESEALRAQVEVGHAKHRELLRELDLRKEEKVELLGNRGLLEMKLQSIMSDRKQLHKTHSVQLREKNRQMQTLMRMERMLATATERLERTRSIYNELQAQLDAVPKRDSSIQQRMELQREVDALKVSLEKQLLVAEEESQKQQHYGMVQELLRHSNNLSEELQNLRCLTKIKAEERGQKHRELLRAQRLNQHVQQELLEKDLIIADHNKLNATLQSRLSQYCKLSNMVTEEKNKYVRLKQMTVQTVSELKEQLKVQENEAEIQRSLVVSKDRSLTKAHVKINNSSKMRDKLRNDISKMALKCRQISQDFEDNELELARLGQMIKLHQDAHTDTNGDLETARQRRNFLGLQLLEQEEVLLSYTNELSARDAAIAERNMELETAEKEARDLRLAIREEKRQIDLRKKEVLQEKWLEGEIATLQIELAEALDKTFASLNQPADYKELKGKDPSSVELLHKIEQLEGNLAERERQVLERQLLLDQVTRLSEPLGERVESCQQDRLSLAKKLNEVRTNIMDTNHRLMVLAAEFSIKQATTLSLQQEIKEKEHQVDRCREQQEQGLPPCPEIEEEWRRMLRDKRRRQRDKEERERMVEEDEWNQLPDGDYTTAEPRPNAYIPQTDLLPLPRPYGAQAPFRPSQAGANIRHIRKPALKSVEM from the exons A TGAGTCTTTGTGAGGAGCAGAATGACAATGgcagaggtgaggaagaggaggaggaagaggagacccTCGCACCTGATGCCTCCCCCCCACAGGAGCAGCCTGCTGCCAACACAGATGTCTCTGCAAGTCCTCTGCAACATCTGGAGGAG CTATTGTGGCTGGGAAGAATCAGCCGCACCAACGTAGCCAAACTGAAGGCGTTTTACGAGCTCCTCCAGGACACTCTGCAGCG CACCCGAGATTCCGAGACACGGCTTCTGGAAGAAGCCAAGGGATGCCGCGCTGAGCTGGAGAGGCTACGGGCCGGGGAGGCGGGGGCGGAGGAGCAGGGCGACCCAGAGGACCCCGAAAGCGAGGTCACCCACCTGAGGCGGCAGCTCCTGGGCACCTACGACGAACTAAAAGCTGCTGAGGACAGAGATTACGAAACACAACACAAGCTGAAATG TCTCCAGGAAGAAAAACTGAGTCTGGAGAAAGAGAGTCAGCTCCAGCTAAAACCATCA gagctggagagcagagCGAAGGCCCTGCGGGACAAACATGAAGATCTGAGGAGAGAAGTTGCCCAGAGACAACTGGAAGTCAG AAGCCTGATGGAAGACCTGGAATCCAGCGAAGAGCAGATGTCGAAAGGATGGAAGGAGCTGGAAGACAAGAGAGAGATCGTACTGCTCAAGGAG GCTGAGAAAGCCCAACTCATCTGTGTACCTGACCAGATTTTAAAGGAGGCTCAAAggaaacactttaaaaagga AGCCGCACTAAAGAAGTCAGAGGCCCTCAGTGCCGAGATCGCAGAAATGGAAAAGCGAGCGAAGGACGCTGGGCTGCGGAACAGCTCCCTCAGGTCAAAGACCGAGGAGCTGAACGAGGAGTCGGAGGCTCTCAGGGCCCAGGTCGAGGTCGGCCATGCGAAGCACAGGGAGCTGCTGAGAGAGCTCGAtctcaggaaggaggagaaggtggaacTTCTAGGGAACCG AGGCCTTTTGGAAATGAAGCTACAGAGCATCATGAGCGACAGAAAGCAGCTTCATAAGACTCATTCAGTGCAGCTCAGGGAGAAAAACAG GCAGATGCAAACTCTCATGAGAATGGAGCGCATGTTGGCCACAGCCACTGAGCGGCTGGAACGCACGCGGTCCATCTATAATGAGCTGCAGGCACAG TTAGACGCTGTTCCTAAAAGGGATTCCAGCATTCAGCAGAGGATGGAGCTTCAGAGGGAAGTGGATGCCCTTAAAGTCAGCCTGGAAAAACAG CTCTTGGTTGCTGAGGAGGAGagccagaagcagcagcattatgGGATGGTTCAGGAGCTGTTGAGGCACTCCAACAACCTAAGCGAAGAGCTGCAGAACCTTCGATGTCTAACAAAGATCAAGGCCGAGGAGAGAGGCCAGAAGCACCGTGAACTCCTCAGAGCTCAG CGGCTGAACCAGCACGTCCAACAGGAGCTTCTGGAAAAAGATCTGATCATCGCAGACCACAACAAGCTAAACGCCACGCTGCAGAGCAG GCTTTCGCAGTATTGTAAGCTGAGCAACATGGtgacagaagaaaagaacaagtaCGTCAGGCTGAAGCAGATGACGGTTCAGACCGTCTCCGAGCTGAAAGAGCAGCTGAAGGTGCAGGAAAACGAGGCAGAGATCCAGCGTTCCCTCGTCGTCAGCAAAGACCG GTCTCTCACAAAGGCTCACGTGAAGATCAATAACAGCTCCAAAATGAGGGATAAGCTACGCAATGACATCTCCAAG ATGGCTTTGAAGTGTCGCCAGATCAGTCAGGATTTCGAGGACAACGAGCTCGAGCTGGCGAGACTCGGACAAATGATCAAACTCCATCAGGACGCCCACACGGACACAAACGGGGATCTCGAAACCGCCAGGCAGCGCCGCAACTTCCT tggcctccagctcctggagcaggaggaggtgttgttgAGCTACACCAACGAGCTGAGCGCCCGGGACGCGGCCATTGCTGAGCGCAACATGGAGCTGGAGACAGCGGAGAAGGAGGCGAGAGACCTGCGGCTGGCgatcagagaggagaagagacagATAGACCTGAGGAAGAAGGAAGTGCTCCAGGAGAAATGGTTGGAAGGGGAGATCGCCACGCTGCAGATCGAG ctgGCTGAAGCCCTGGACAAGACCTTCGCAAGCCTGAATCAACCCGCCGATTACAAAGAACTGAAAGGAAAAGACCCCTCAAGTGTTGAACTGCTTCACAAGATTGAACAG CTGGAGGGGAATCtcgcagagagggagaggcaggtGTTGGAACGacagctcctcctggaccaaGTGACCCGGCTTTCCGAGCCCCTCGGCGAGCGGGTTGAGAGCTGCCAACAAGACCGACTTTCGCTCGCAAAGAAG tTAAACGAAGTCCGAACCAACATAATGGACACCAACCACCGATTGATGGTGCTCGCTGCTGAATTCTCCATCAAACAAGCCACGACTCTGTCTCTCCAGCAGGAGATTAAAGAGAAGGAGCACCAG GTGGACAGGTGCCGCGAGCAGCAAGAGCAGGGCCTGCCGCCGTGCCCCGAGAtagaggaggagtggaggaggatgcTCCGagacaagaggaggaggcagagggataaggaagagcgagagagg atggtggaggaggatgagtggaACCAGTTGCCTGATGGCGATTACACCACAGCCGAGCCTCGGCCCAACGCCTACATCCCCCAGACGGATCTGCTCCCTCTGCCCAGACCTTACGGAGCTCAGGCCCCCTTCAGACCCTCCCAGGCAGGAGCCAACATCAGACACATCCGCAAACCAGCGCTGAAATCTGTAGAGATGTAG
- the fgl2a gene encoding fibrinogen-like 2a: MRTVFLASLLLTAALVTRASRVVDLPNSHQRWDAKGPYSLGSDSGSQTACPIKMRPSGQCGSSGAGAEDEDCPYQLTLPPLTIQLPKQFRLLEKTMKELQSLKEVVNKLKSGCQDCRGAQTNGPTGYQQADQGRSQPLVQRDGDEATGQEGHSASSQEERGNGMANGDVTGQGQGPAFGKIAAAPSNLQEMQVKMNRMSISLRNARSQISVLQGRLEGLNLLNMDNVQAMVNRQVENITGVVNKLSSTCNTACPAKNIPQYMVAPRDCSDYNVLETKKNGVYRVTPDPRNRTFEVFCDMESFGGGWTVIQQRLDGSVSFNRTWAEYKKGFGSLRGEFWVGNDHIHLLTKAKDMILRIELEDFEGVREYARYDQFYVANEFLRYRLSVSGYSGTAGNAINFNKHFNHDQKFFSTPDRDNDNYPSGNCGAYYSSGWWFDACMSANLNGKYYHKRYKGVRNGIFWGTWHNMSTEYYPTNYRQAFKTIKMMIRPKNYAP, from the exons ATGAGGACAGTTTTCCTCGCCAGTCTCCTGCTCACAGCCGCCTTGGTGACGCGCGCCAGCCGGGTGGTGGACTTACCCAACTCGCACCAGAGGTGGGACGCGAAGGGACCGTACTCTTTGGGATCTGACTCTGGCAGCCAGACCGCCTGCCCCATCAAGATGAGACCGTCTGGTCAGTGCGGGAGCTCCGGCGCCGGGGCAGAGGATGAGGACTGCCCTTACCAGCTCACTCTGCCTCCCCTCACCATCCAGCTGCCCAAACAGTTTAGGCTGCTGGAGAAGACGATGAAGGAGCTCCAGAGCCTGAAGGAGGTGGTCAACAAGCTGAAGAGCGGGTGCCAGGACTGCCGCGGCGCTCAGACCAACGGACCTACGGGATACCAGCAAGCCGACCAGGGTCGCTCGCAGCCGCTGGTTCAGAGGGATGGAGATGAGGCGACGGGGCAGGAGGGGCACAGTGCATCCAGCCAAGAGGAGCGGGGAAATGGGATGGCGAACGGAGATGTCACTGGACAAGGACAAGGTCCTGCTTTTGGGAAAATCGCAGCAGCCCCAAGCAATCTGCAGGAAATGCAG GTTAAGATGAACCGGATGTCCATCAGCCTGCGCAACGCCAGGAGCCAGATCTCGGTTCTGCAGGGTCGTCTGGAGGGCCTCAACCTGCTCAACATGGACAATGTCCAGGCTATGGTCAACAGGCAGGTGGAAAACATCACTGGCGTGGTGAATAAACTCAGCTCCACCTGCAACACGGCGTGCCCGGCGAAGAACATCCCTCAAT ACATGGTTGCCCCGCGGGACTGCTCCGACTACAACGTTCTGGAGACGAAGAAGAATGGCGTGTACCGCGTCACCCCTGACCCACGCAACAGAACGTTCGAGGTCTTCTGCGACATGGAGTCCTTTGGTGGAGGGTGGACCGTCATACAGCAGAGGCTCGATGGGTCCGTCAGCTTCAACCGCACCTGGGCCGAATATAAGAAAGGCTTCGGAAGCCTGAG AGGTGAATTCTGGGTAGGCAACGACCATATCCACCTGCTGACCAAAGCCAAGGATATGATCCTGCGTATCGAGCTGGAGGACTTCGAAGGCGTCCGCGAGTACGCCAGATACGACCAGTTCTACGTGGCGAACGAGTTCCTGCGCTACCGGCTATCGGTCAGCGGATACAG CGGGACTGCCGGGAACGCCATCAACTTCAACAAGCACTTCAACCACGACCAGAAGTTCTTCTCCACGCCCGACCGTGACAACGACAACTACCCCTCTGGAAACTGCGGCGCCTACTACAGCTCCGGCTGGTGGTTCGACGCCTGCATGTCGGCCAACCTGAACGGGAAGTACTACCACAAGAGGTACAAGGGAGTCCGGAACGGGATCTTCTGGGGAACGTGGCACAACATGTCGACGGAGTACTACCCCACCAACTACAGGCAGGCCTTCAAAACCATCAAGATGATGATACGGCCCAAGAACTACGCTCCCTAG